Below is a window of Streptomyces sp. WMMB303 DNA.
CCGCCGAGGGGCACCCCTCGCACGCCACCCCGGACGAGGTGCTGCAGCAGACCACCGGGGAGCCGGCCGAACTGAGCCGCGCGGAGATCCGGGAGCGGATGAGCGGCAACCTCTGCCGGTGCGGCGCCTACCCGCACATCGTGGCGGCCCTGGAGGACACGAGCGGCCACGTCGGCCGGCGCTCCGGCACCGTGCACCCCGCCTCCGACGGCGGCCCCGCATCCGACCGTGACTCCGCCTCCGACCGCGACTCCGCCTCCGACACGGCATCGGCGAGGTGACCCGCGCCATGAAACCCTTCACTTTCGAACGCGCAACCAGCCCCGAGCAGGCCGTCTCCGCCTTCGCCGCGCAGCCGCACGCGTACTTCCTGGCGGGCGGCACCAACCTCGTCGACCTGATGAAGCTCGGCGTGGAGGCCCCCGGGCACCTCATCGACGTCTCGCGGCTGGGCCTGGACACCGTCGAGACCGCACCCGGCGGCGGCCTGCGGGTGGGCGCCAACGTCCGCAACAGCGACCTGGCCGCACACCCCGCCGTCCGCGGCGACTACCCGGCGCTCGCCCAGGCGCTGCTGGCCGGGGCCTCCGGGCAGCTCCGCAACCTGGCCACCACCGGCGGCAACCTCCTGCAACGCACCCGCTGCCCCTACTTCCAGGACCTCTCCGCGCCCTGCAACAAGCGCGAGCCCGGCTCGGGCTGCTCCGCCCGCGAGGGCGCCACCAGGGACATGGCGGTACTCGGCCACTCCGAGCACTGCGTGGCCACCCACCCCTCCGACATGGCCGTCGCGCTGGCCGCCTACGACGCGGAGGTCGAACTGCTCGGCCCCGAGGGGACCAGGACCGTGCCGGCCGCCGCGTTCCACCGGCTGCCGGGCGACACCCCGGAGCGGGACACCGTGCTCCGGCCCGGCGAACTCGTCGCGCACCTCACCCTGCCCGCACCGCCAGCCGGGGCCCGCGCGGGCTACCGCAAGGCCCGCGACCGCGCCTCCTACGCCTTCGCACTGGCCTCTGCCGCCGCCGTCCTCGCGCTCGACGAGGACGGGACCGTGCGGCACGCCGCACTCGCGTTCGGTGCACTGGCACACCGCCCGTGGCGGGCCCGCACCGCCGAGGAGGTGCTGGTCGGGACCCGCGCCGACGCCGACACCTTCGCCCGCGCCGTGGACGCCGAACTGGCCGCGGCCGAACCGCTGGCGGACAACGCCTTCAAGGTGCCGCTGGCCCGCGGCGTGGCCGTACGGCTGCTGACCACCCTTGCCGAGCCCCCGCAGCCCGCCGCGAACCGCCCCGCAGGGGCCTGAGGACCCGAGGACGAGACGATGGCCGTGGACGACACCACCTCCCAGGACCGCACCACCTCCCGTGATCGCGCCGGTTCCGGGGACCGTGCCGGCGAACCCGTACTGGGCTCCCCCGCCGCCCGCCGCGAAGGGCACGCCAAGGTCACCGGCGCGGCCCGCTACGCCGCCGAACACACCCCGCCCGCCTGCGTGTACGGCAGGCCGGTGCCCGCGACCGTCCCGCACGGCAGGGTCACCGGCATCGACGACAGCGAGGCCATGGCCCTGCCCGGCGCACTCGCCGTCCTCACCCACGAGAACGCGCCCCGGCTCGGCGAACCCGACGACCCCATCCTCGCCCTGCTCCAGACCCCGCAGGTGCCGCACCGGGGCTGGTACGTGGCGCTCGCCGTCGCCGAGACCCCCGAGACGGCGCGCGAGATGGCGCAGGCCATCCGGGTCGACTACGCCCAGGAGCCGCACGACGTGCTGCTCCGCGCCGACCACCCCGGGCTCTACCACCCCGAGGAGGCCAACGGCGGCTATCCGGCCGACCAGGAGACCGGTGACTTCGACGCGGAGTACGCCGCGGCGCCGCACCGCTTCGACACCACCTACACCCTCAGCCCGCTGCACAACCACCCCATGGAGCCGCACGCCGCCACCGCCGTGTGGGAGGGCGGCCACCTGATCGCCTACGACTCCAGCCAGGGCGCCACCCTCGTCGGCACCACACTCGCGGCGCTGTTCGGCCTCGAACCGGCACAGGTCACGGTCGTCTCCGAGCACGTCGGCGGCGGCTTCGGCGCCAAGGGCACCCCGCGCCCGCAGGTCGTGCTCGCCGGCATGGCCGCCCGGCACACCGGACGCGCCGTCAAGGTCGTCCTGCCCCGGCGCGAACTGCCCGGCGTCGTCGGTCACCGCGCCCCCACCATCCAGCGGCTGCGCCTCGGCACCCGCGACGACGGCACCCTGACCGCACTCGGGCACGACGTGGTCACCCACACGGCCACCTTCAAGGAGTTCGTGGAGCAGGCGGCGGTGCCCTCGCGCGTCATGTACGGCGCCGCGGGCATCCGCACCGGCCACCAGGTGGTCCCGCTGGACGTCCCCGCCCCCTCCTGGATGCGGGCCCCCGGCGAAGCACCCGGCATGTACGCGCTGGAATCCGCGATGGACGAGGTGGCCACAGCCCTCGCCATCGACCCGGTCGAACTGCGGCTGCGCAACATCCCCGACCGGGAGCCCGACAGCGGCAAGCCGTTCAGCAGCCACCACCTGGCCGACTGCCTGCGCGAGGGCGCCCGCCGGTTCGGCTGGGAGCGCCGCGACCCGCGCCCGGGCACCCGCCGCGACGGCGACCTGCTGCTGGGCACGGGCGTGGCCGCGGCCACCTACCCGGTCTACGTCTCCCCGTCCACCGCGTCCGTCCAGGTGCTGGGCGACGGCTCCCGCCCCGGCTACCAGGTGCGCATCAACGCCACCGACATCGGCACCGGGGCCCGTACCGTGCTCGCCCAGATCGCCGCCGAGGAGCTCGGCGTGGAACTGGACGCCGTCCGGATCGACATCGGCAGCAGCGACCTGCCCACCGCGTCGCTGGCCGGCGGCTCCTCCGGCACCGCCTCCTGGGGCTGGGCCGTCCACAAGGCGTGC
It encodes the following:
- a CDS encoding xanthine dehydrogenase family protein molybdopterin-binding subunit; protein product: MAVDDTTSQDRTTSRDRAGSGDRAGEPVLGSPAARREGHAKVTGAARYAAEHTPPACVYGRPVPATVPHGRVTGIDDSEAMALPGALAVLTHENAPRLGEPDDPILALLQTPQVPHRGWYVALAVAETPETAREMAQAIRVDYAQEPHDVLLRADHPGLYHPEEANGGYPADQETGDFDAEYAAAPHRFDTTYTLSPLHNHPMEPHAATAVWEGGHLIAYDSSQGATLVGTTLAALFGLEPAQVTVVSEHVGGGFGAKGTPRPQVVLAGMAARHTGRAVKVVLPRRELPGVVGHRAPTIQRLRLGTRDDGTLTALGHDVVTHTATFKEFVEQAAVPSRVMYGAAGIRTGHQVVPLDVPAPSWMRAPGEAPGMYALESAMDEVATALAIDPVELRLRNIPDREPDSGKPFSSHHLADCLREGARRFGWERRDPRPGTRRDGDLLLGTGVAAATYPVYVSPSTASVQVLGDGSRPGYQVRINATDIGTGARTVLAQIAAEELGVELDAVRIDIGSSDLPTASLAGGSSGTASWGWAVHKACRELRESGGSIVTVDTTTDVRSQEDYARHAFGAVFAEVAVDTVTGEVRTRRLLGVFAAGRILNARTARSQFIGGMTMGLGMALTEHSTLDARLGGFVERDLAAYHVPAHADVPDIDAHWIEEHDPHLNPVGGKGIGEIGIVGTPAALANAVHHATGTRHRTLPLTPDRVGVSDG
- a CDS encoding xanthine dehydrogenase family protein subunit M — its product is MKPFTFERATSPEQAVSAFAAQPHAYFLAGGTNLVDLMKLGVEAPGHLIDVSRLGLDTVETAPGGGLRVGANVRNSDLAAHPAVRGDYPALAQALLAGASGQLRNLATTGGNLLQRTRCPYFQDLSAPCNKREPGSGCSAREGATRDMAVLGHSEHCVATHPSDMAVALAAYDAEVELLGPEGTRTVPAAAFHRLPGDTPERDTVLRPGELVAHLTLPAPPAGARAGYRKARDRASYAFALASAAAVLALDEDGTVRHAALAFGALAHRPWRARTAEEVLVGTRADADTFARAVDAELAAAEPLADNAFKVPLARGVAVRLLTTLAEPPQPAANRPAGA